The genomic window GTGGGAATTTAAAACCATATGTGGATAGTAAACTAAGTTTTCAAATTCTTCACCGAACCGGACGATTTATTTAGTCATTGTAACGAATAATAGATCGGTAAGAAAAATGAATAATACACTACCAATTTAAGTTATCTTTAATTAAAATTTAGATAGCTTTAACAACACGAATAACTCATAGTAAACAACTTAGCATAACAACACTAACACGACATGAAAAAAACTCAACTACTAAAATTAACCAAAGTTTCACTTTTAAGCATTGGATTGTTCCTGACATCCTGTAGTAACGACGAAAACAATGAAATACCGGAAGAAGTCGGTACCGAAGTCAAGCTAGTTCAAAAATACTTTGGAGACCAACTGGTAATGGTTACGGAAGGTGAAAACGGAACCTGGATTGCTGATGACATGCAGTTTTTTAAGGAGCAGTTATCTGATAATCCGGTTAGTTCTGAACTGGAAAAAGCTCCGGATGCAGTGAATACTGATAAATTGGCACTGGCAAGTTATGCGGTGAAATGGTCAAATAGCACTGTGGTTTATCGATGGGGAAGCTTGAATAGTCGTCTTCGTTCTGAGACTAAAAAAGCTATGAACGAATGGAGCTCCAAGACGAATATACGTTTTAAAGAAAGAACTAACGAGGCTACGTATGTAACCATTCAGGAAACCACCAGGACCTGTGATGGTTGCGGTTTTGCTACGATAGGTTCCAGAGGAAGTAGCGGAACGCTTAATTTAGGTAAAAATGCCTCTGCTGCTTTAATTGCACACGAATTTGGGCATACTTTAGGTTTTTTACATGAACAAACACGTCCTGATAGAGACGATTATGTAAAAGTTTTATTTGAAAATATCCAGCAAGGTAAAGAAGGGAACTTTAGAAAAACAAATAGCGCGTTACGTACTACAAAAAAGTTTGATATGAAATCTATCATGATGTATCATCCATATGCCTTTACTAATAAAAGAGGCGTCCCTACTATTGTTGACATAAATACAGGAAAAGCATATACCGGAGCGCAACGTACCATCTCACCTTTGGATATTGAAGGTACAAATAAGGTATACCCAAGAAAAACTGTAGATCCGAATCCGGACATTTGTAGAAATGTTGCCGAATGGGTTAGTGGAAAAACATATAACGTAGGGGATCGAGTTACTTACCGTGGTTCTTTGTATGAAGCGGACTTTAACAAATGGAACCGTATCGGAAGTTGCGGACAAACTGAAATTACTGATCCGTGTGCCGGAGTAGCAAGTTTTCAAAACGGAAAGAGTTATGCTACTGGCGAACAAGTACGCTACAACGGATACGTATATACAAAATTAAGCAGAGGTTGGAAACAGGAAGGAAAGTGTAACTAATCCCTGTCTTAGTAAATCCATAATTAAATTGATTAAAGATTGTCATTCTATATTCATTAGAATGGCAATCTTTTTTTTATGTATATAAGCTTTATGATCTTCTTTTAAAAAGAAAGCAAACCCATATTTAACGATATCGGGCGCAAATGTGTTAACTATTACGGCTCAATCGTGTTATTTTTGTACCACATAACATTATAAATATATTGGGGTTGTTGATATTGAATGAAAGTGATATTATTGGATTATTAGAAAATATCTCTAAAGATCTGGGTGGTACATTTGAAAAAAGTTTTGGTGCAGCTACTTTAAAAATTAATAATGAGAAAGGAAAAGGGGTTATAAAAGCTTATGATCTTTTTCCTGGTCTTAATGCTGTTACTTACGACATTACTTTATTCTCTTCTTTTTCTTTTGAGTTAAAAGGAAGTACTCAAATGCCTTTGTATTTTATCTTTTGTAAAGAAGGTAATTTTAAACATAAATTTGAGACAGATGACGATTATACTCTAATCGAAAATCAAAAAAATAGTATTGTCAGGGATGTTCCAAATGGTTCTAATACTGTTGTATTACCGGAGCATGTTCCTTTACAAATTAGCATTATTAGTATTTCGGAAACCGAGGTTTCTAAAAGAGAATCCGATGAGCGAAGAGCACTTAGCCATTATCTTGAAGATTTGTTTAAAGATATGGTTGAAGAGAAACCCTATCGTTTTACCGGTCACTTTAACCTGAAAATAGCAGGCTTAGTAGAAATGCTTATTAAAAATGACAAAAAAGGGGTTGTTAGTCGTATTTTGTCAGAAGGTCTTATCATGCAAATTTTATCATCTCAGATTGAAAATCACGATCAGGAAACGGAAGATACGAACTTAAATGCCCCGTTAAAGAGTTTTGAAATGGATAAAATTATAGAATCTTCGCAATATATTGTGGAGAACATGTCTAAACCCATTTCTATATTCACTTTAACTAACTTAACTAGTTTATCTGAAAAAAAATTGCAGTCCGGGTACCGTTATTTATTTCATAAAAGTATAAACAAATATATTCTGGAAGTAAGACTGGAAAAAACAAGGGAATTGATAGAAACTACGGATTTTACGATTTCTGAAATACTGTATTCCTGCGGACTTAATAACAGAAGTTATTTTTCTAAAAAATTTAAAGAGCGTTATGGTATTTTACCTTCGGATTACCGAATTCTATTGAAATCAAAGTCGTAATTAAATTTCTAACCATCAATGTCTTAAAAATCCAAGATTACTATTGCTTCTAGAATCAAAAATCAAGACTAGTTATTTTAATAGTAAAGAATTAGTAAAGGTTTTAGTTTACAATAGTGTTAGTGTATCAAAATTGACCTAACTATATTCTTTTCAGCTATTTATCCTATTCTAAATCCTCTCCGAAGAAAAGGACTTTTAGTTACCTTCCAATTTGGAAAAGCTGGGTTGGGATTGACTTATATGAATTAGGATTATCTAGGGTCTGCTGAAAAACTCAGCCTTCATTGATTTTCAAGTTTATGATCGAATTGGTTTGGTTTTGAATAAAGTTTTCACTGAATAAGATTGCTTTTATCCAATAGAGTGCCACCTCAGCCAAATGGACTAAGTTGAGCACTAATATGATACTTGCAATCCAAGACTCACTGGTATTTTCAAGCCTTGCCCTTATACGGTTTAAACCATATGCTGTCTTTGCTTGACCAAACTTTCCTTCAATTGGATTACGTTCCCCAGGGCTTACTTGATTTGACAAAGCCTTTTTGGAGGGCCTTCCAAGGGGTTTGGCCCTGAGATTGATCCCTTTTTCTTTTAGGTACTTACGGTTCTCTCGGGTACAATATATTTTGTCAACCAAAACGTTCTTTGGATAATGACCAAACCGCTTTCGGTACTTCTCCACACAATCTTTCAATCTGGTACCCTCATTGTAGGCTTCCCAACTAGTATCATCCAAAAATGAAAAACCATCTACCAGTGCCATGTTTATCTTGGCACCAAACTCCACTTTTGCATTTGTTTTCCCACGCACTATGGGACGAACATGGGGTTGGTGAATGCTCACAATCCTATGGTCTACACTTTTGGTCTTAGTATCGTACATCAACTTTTGTTGCCTGTAGAGTTCCTGGATGACCAGCCAATATTTATACTCTTGCCTATCGAAAGGGATCCGGTCAAGGGTATCCAAAATACCTTCGATGGAACGTATATTCCTATGGAGATACTTTAATTGCTTCCCTATAGCAGACCGTATCTCTTTATGTGTTTTTCTTTTCTTTTGCGCTGTCTTTAGATATTCTTTCCTTGCTTTTTCCCTGTAGTTCCTCGGTTTAGTCTCTAAAGGGGAAAGTTTATAGGCAATATCCAACAATGATTCGGATTTCTCGCGCGCATCATTGAGCAAATTTAGATCCGTAGGATATGCTATATCTTGTGGACAAACTGTTGCATCAACGATCAAAGTCCCTTTGTGAGGTGGGTCTTCACCATCATCCCTTGCATCATTTGATCCTTTTTCTCTAATTTGTTCTGCTTCTCGTTTTATTTGTAAAATTCGCTGGTTAATAGCATTAATCTGTTCCAGGCCAAGACGCTTGCGGAACTCTACGAAAAGAGAAGGGTCGAACGCAGGTGCATCACTAAATGAAGAATAGCCTAAAAAATACTGCATATAGATGTTCTCAGAAATCTGGTCAACCGTCTCCCTATCATCTAAATTGCATAAATGTTTGATGATGATTGACCCTAAGACAACCCTTGGGCTTAAATCAGGACGGCCTGTCGATTTTTCCGGAAAATGTTTGCGATAAATGGAACACAGTTCATCCCAAGGAAGTAGCTTAGCCAAACGAACCCAACGGTTAGCAGGGTTCAATTCTCTCTCAAAAGGACTCTCAAAACCTTCTAAAACCAACTGGTTTTGACTTACATATTTGGGAGTAGGTGCACGCTTTTTTGAATGTTTTGTCATAATAACCTTGCACTTGATTGCCTAAATATAACTATAATGCCTTATAAAACAATAGATAAACAGTTTCTCAGCAGACCCTATCTACGCTATTTTAAAGAGATAAAGCCTTATTTAAACTTAAAAAACGAAGTACTCTTAAAGAGTAAAGAAGTAATCTCTTAATACCTTAAAGTTTAGAATTACCTTATTTTACTATATTTTAACTGAACATGAAGGATTTCTAACTTTACAAAATTACTATAAACCTTTTATTTTCTTATTTGTTTTGTAATGATGAGTTTCCGGTACCGACTATTATCATGTAATTATTATTTTAAAAAGAAAATTACGAACAAGTATTTGTTAGTTTTAATTTCTTTTGATGTATATAATCCTTTTTTGTTTAAATAGGTTTTTTTCTTCTGATATCCTATAAATCTAAGATTTTGCTCTTCAAATTGTATTAAAATGAAAAAAAGTGAGGGTAAACCTTAAATTTTATACGGAGAAATTTGCAAAATAGTTTGGGGTAATTATCTTTGTAATATATTTAAAATATCCCTAATAAATAATATTTACGTATTTAAACACAATTGATTATGAGTAACGCAGAAAACAAATCTTTAGAAACCAAAAGAAAAAAAGTTGAAAAGTGGTTAATGGAAAAAAATCGTTTTTATAATAAAACTGCTTTTGAACAGGAGTTAGGATTACCTAAAGGAGTTGTACAAAAATTTGTAAAGTACAATAAGCCTTTTCATGATAAGCATGTAGATCCTTTATACAGTATGATTAAAAGAATGACTACTTTTTCTTCAAGATAAAGTTCTCTTTCATAAAGCTTTGATTAAAATAATTAGTATAGGTATTAAGCCCCTTTTAATTATTACACTTTTGAATCATCATTGATAACACATTTTTTACGTTATTGATGATGATTTTTTTATAGCTAATTTTGCTTACTCCTCTTAATGTAAAGAGGTAGTTATTGTTGTAAAACAAAACAAAGAAGCAGCTCTCTTTTTTTTAATTTAGCACCTTTGATAAAATTAATTGATTATGCCAGATCAAAATAATACTCCCGAACTGCCTTTTTTACATATGTATACGGATCAGGAAGGTAAAAGTACGATTGATACTAAAATACTTACTGCTTTCTCTAAAGAAAGTGTAGGTGGGAAAGCTGATCCCCAATATATGCTTCCGTTTCCCGGAAAAGTAGAAGCGGTTAAGTTCGCAATTTTACCGGAAGGGTGGGTCGGCGATTGGCATGAAAGTCCTAAGAAGCAATGGGTAATTCCTACAAAAGGCAGGTGGTTTATAGAAACACAACAAGGCAATCGGATTGAAATGGGTCCGGGGGATATCCATTTTGGTGAAGATTTGGACACTACTGAAATATCTGGTAATCGCGGACATAAATCCGGAACCGTAGGAAATGAACCCTGTTGTATGATGATTGTACAATTTGAAGATGTACCTGATGCAGAAAAGAATATTTTGTTTGATTCGGTTTAACTCAATTTAATCTGTTATAGTAATATAAACGGTAAAATCAAAGTCAGTACAGCTTATAAACTACCATACTGACTTCGCTTTATTATAAAAACTATTATTGTTGTTTTCTTTGAAGGACCACTCTGGAAACTCCTTCGGAATTATCAATGATAGACATTTTATCTTCAAAGAATGCTACTGCTACTTCTGCGGCACCTTCATCAAATCTTAATTGTAACCGGTACCTTCCTTCTCCAATATTTTCCCAGGAAAAAGAGGTGTCAACAGTATCAATTTTCACACACTCATTATCAAGGTCTTCAAATACTACAAAAAAGCCTTGTCCGCCATCGTTAAATACATATTCACTTGCTAATTCGCAAGCCGTAAGTTCGACTTTTTCATCATCTGTAAATTCTTCTATTAATTGCCATGTACCAATGATAGGGTCTGGCAACATATCTCCGGTATCATCATCATTGTTGTTGCAAGACGTAAGTAAACAGATTAAAAAAGAGACTACTAATAAGCTAAATTTTTTCATTTTATAGGAATTAAATATTGTTAATACCTATCTATAACAGACAACAACGATTTTACCCTATAGTAATTTGGTTTTATTTTATAATAATTAATTGATAATTATTTAAAGTACTATAATCACTTATCATAGTACTTCAACATTAAATCAAGATAGCATTTCAATACCTTTAAAAATAATTTAGCTCTATAACAATCTTAAAACTAAAATGAAATTCTAAAAACAAAATCCGGGGTTCTACGTAAGGATTCATTAAAAAATGAGCGGAATCCAGCAAATTCACCATCTTCTATGATACTGGTAAATTCCTGACTTATTGTATTTCTACGATTAAATATGTTTCTAATTGAAAACCCTGTTATTATATTAATTTTAGAAGTAGCTTTAAACCTATATAAGCCGGAAAGATCCCAACGATGATAATCTGATAAACGGCTTGAACTTAAACCTCTAGGATCTAATTCTATCTCCAGATCCGAAAATTCGCCTTCTTTTCTATTGATCAACTGTGTAAAGGGCCGACCAGAAGCAAAGTGGTAACCTAATGCAACTTCAAATCCTTTTATTTTAATAGTCTGAGATAAATTTAATATATGGCGCTGGTCATAGATATTTGCAAAACTTTGTTCTTGCACTTCCGGAAATTTTACTGAGGTTTTATTTAAGGAATAACCCACCCAGATACGATAATTTTTAAATGTTTTTTTTAAAAGCAAATCCATTCCGATTCGATCTTCATTTCCGGCAACCGGTTTATTTTCATCTTGATCTTCTAACATTGATGTTCCTAGTTGAAATGGTATATTGTTTATTGCTACAATATTTTTTATGTTTTTGTAATACCCTTCAATATCAAGAGTCCAACCTTTATAATTCCACAAAACCCCAGTAGTAAATTGCGCACTTTTTAAAACAGGAAGTGAACTATTAAATAATTCACCATCTGCGCTATCTGTACTATTTGCTAATACCCATAGGTTATCCGAGATAGGTAAGCTAGGGCTAAAAAAATCAAGGGATTGAAATTCGGAGAAATTGTTGATCTGTTGGTTTTTTAATTCGGCAGACCCAGTGATTCTTAATTGATCTGTAAGAGCATATGATGTAAACAATCTGGGTTCTACAAAGAACGATTTTGTATTTGTTAAGTAAGAGTTTCTGATTCCTAAGGTAGTATAAAGGCGTGGTGTATCCAATATATATTCGGAATACAAAGTATGATTGAAAGTTTTTCCATCCAGTTTCCGATTTGACACAAATTCTTCAACTAATACGGGAGTTTGAGAGTCTACGTTATATTTTGTTTTATTATATACTACTTCATAACCTAGATGTAAGGCCTGAGAACTTCCGGTCGTCAATTGAACCTGGTACGTACCTCCGATATCCTTAACTCTATTTAAATTATTTCTAGTAAATACCCCCAACTGATTAGTAGCTTGTACATTATAACGTTGATCGTAAAATGAGCCATAAAAGTTAGCGATTTGTTTTAAGTTCTTCCCAGACTGTTTTTGCCAATTAAGACCTATACCGGTGTTGCGTACTTTTAAAACATCGGTAAAATTATTATTTCCTATTCCATCATTATTATTAACTACACTTGAGTCATTCAAGCGGTTTTCAGCAAATAATGTACTTAGTTTTAAGGTTTGCTTAGGACTAATTTGCCATAGTAGTTTGAAATTGGTGTCAAGATACAGGTTGTTGTTTTGTAAAGTACTGGTACCTATCACATTTTGTACATTATTAGCCGTACTACTTCCCCTGGTATTTTGAAAAGCTTTTTCTGTCAAATTATTAATAGTAATTGAATTGTAGATATCTGTGGTAGAACGTCGGAAAGCCCCTAAAATCCCTACCTTATCTGACAATGGTGTTTTTATATAAAAATCTGCATGTGCAAGATTAAAACCCCCACCAGCTACTAAACTATCATGTAGGTTATCATCTGTTTTTATATCTATGACCCCGGATATTCGATCTCCGTACTGTACACTGGTACCCCCGCGGTATATCTTTGTACTTTTAATAATGTAAGGGTTAAAAGCAGAAATTTGATTAAATAAATGACCGGTCTGATACATTTTAATACCATCAAAGAGAATTAGATTTTCGCTAGGTGTCCCTCCTCTTATATATAAACCGGCAGCATCTTCAGTTGGGCTGGTAATACCTGGTAATAACTGCATGCTAGTTAGTATATCCGGCTCGACTAATCCGGGAAGTATTTTTAACTTCTTCGTAGAAAGACGAACGGACCCATCTTCATTTTTTTCAACCCCACTGGTTAGATAATCCGTAATAATTACTTCGTTTAAGACTTCGATTTCAGGAAGTAATTGGATGGTATCACATTTATTTAAAACATTTTTATCGATTACTATTTGTTTGCTAAGATACCCGGGATATGACAATTGAAGCTCTTCTTTCTGACCAAATTCGATATTAAAATATCCTTCGGAATTAGTGGTTGTTTGCAGTTTATTATCTATAAATACTTCAGTAAACGGTAAGGGAAGTCTGGTAACTGAGTCCACGACAATTGCACAATAAGCCTTATTATTATCTTTCCGTTTTTTAATAACGTAGGTACTATCGTCAATTCTTTTGATAATCAAGCGAAATTGTTGAAAGACTATTCTCTCTAATTGATCCAAAGAAATTAATGCTTCTTCCGGATAAAACTCAATAGAAGAAAGGAAATCCGCATCATAAGAAAACCGTAATTGATGTTGTTCTTCAAATAGCTTTAATACCGAATCTAATTTGACCGCTTCTTTTGCGTTATTTAAGGTTATACGCTGCGAATAAATACAATAAGACCCTACATTTATAAATAGAAAAAGTAAAAAGGTAAAGCTTACTGGTTTGATAATACAACAACTTTTGAATTTGTAAAGTTATAGATAATATCCATAGGGTCAAAAACGCTAAGTAGCGCATTTTCTAAATCGTCATGAACAAAAGAACCTGAATATAAACGGGTAAGATCAATATTTTCGGTTTTAATTTCAATTTCATAATACCTTTGCAACTCGGCAATAACGTTCTTTAAACTTTCTTTGCTAAAGTTACTTTTACCATTGATCCATAAGGGTGTACTACCATTTACGGCTACCGTTGATAGCTTGTTGGTATCATCCAGACGAACCCCTTTTCCTGCTATTAAGGTTGTACTATCTATTCCTGAGACCACTTTTACTTTTCCTTCAAAGCAGCGTATAATAAACGTATCATCGTATGAATTCACGTCAAATTGTGTACCTAAAACGGTAACCGAACCCTTATCAGTTTCTACGGTAAATTGAGATCCTTTTGCTACTTTAAAAAAAGCTTCACCCTGCAGTTTAATTATTCGATTTTTCTTAAAAGCTTTGGAATTATACGTAATAGAAGACAAGGCATTTAACGTAACTGTCGATGTATCTGGTAAACTAATTGTTTTACTTTCTGCTATTTGAGTAGCCTCTATCACATCTGTAAAAATGAACACCTTAAGCCCTATTAACAAGAGCGCAACAGCTGCAGCACTATACAACCAGGTTTTTAGTTGAATAACCTTTTTCTGTTGGATGCTTTTCTTAGCTTCCTTGTTATACAAAAGTTGCTTTTTATAAGCCGCTTCCACATCAAACTCAGGTTTTTTAATGTTATCTAACGTTTTTAAGATATCTTGGTATGCTAAAAACTCTTTTGACCTTTCAAAACTTATTTTTTCTTCTGCGGTAAGTTTATTATCAAGCCATCTACCTAAAAAATTATCTTTCTGATCCATACCACTATTTTAATTGAGTTATTTGAGTCCGCATTTCCTTTAATG from Aquimarina sp. ERC-38 includes these protein-coding regions:
- a CDS encoding IS5 family transposase: MTKHSKKRAPTPKYVSQNQLVLEGFESPFERELNPANRWVRLAKLLPWDELCSIYRKHFPEKSTGRPDLSPRVVLGSIIIKHLCNLDDRETVDQISENIYMQYFLGYSSFSDAPAFDPSLFVEFRKRLGLEQINAINQRILQIKREAEQIREKGSNDARDDGEDPPHKGTLIVDATVCPQDIAYPTDLNLLNDAREKSESLLDIAYKLSPLETKPRNYREKARKEYLKTAQKKRKTHKEIRSAIGKQLKYLHRNIRSIEGILDTLDRIPFDRQEYKYWLVIQELYRQQKLMYDTKTKSVDHRIVSIHQPHVRPIVRGKTNAKVEFGAKINMALVDGFSFLDDTSWEAYNEGTRLKDCVEKYRKRFGHYPKNVLVDKIYCTRENRKYLKEKGINLRAKPLGRPSKKALSNQVSPGERNPIEGKFGQAKTAYGLNRIRARLENTSESWIASIILVLNLVHLAEVALYWIKAILFSENFIQNQTNSIINLKINEG
- a CDS encoding M12 family metallopeptidase: MKKTQLLKLTKVSLLSIGLFLTSCSNDENNEIPEEVGTEVKLVQKYFGDQLVMVTEGENGTWIADDMQFFKEQLSDNPVSSELEKAPDAVNTDKLALASYAVKWSNSTVVYRWGSLNSRLRSETKKAMNEWSSKTNIRFKERTNEATYVTIQETTRTCDGCGFATIGSRGSSGTLNLGKNASAALIAHEFGHTLGFLHEQTRPDRDDYVKVLFENIQQGKEGNFRKTNSALRTTKKFDMKSIMMYHPYAFTNKRGVPTIVDINTGKAYTGAQRTISPLDIEGTNKVYPRKTVDPNPDICRNVAEWVSGKTYNVGDRVTYRGSLYEADFNKWNRIGSCGQTEITDPCAGVASFQNGKSYATGEQVRYNGYVYTKLSRGWKQEGKCN
- a CDS encoding TonB-dependent receptor is translated as MDQLERIVFQQFRLIIKRIDDSTYVIKKRKDNNKAYCAIVVDSVTRLPLPFTEVFIDNKLQTTTNSEGYFNIEFGQKEELQLSYPGYLSKQIVIDKNVLNKCDTIQLLPEIEVLNEVIITDYLTSGVEKNEDGSVRLSTKKLKILPGLVEPDILTSMQLLPGITSPTEDAAGLYIRGGTPSENLILFDGIKMYQTGHLFNQISAFNPYIIKSTKIYRGGTSVQYGDRISGVIDIKTDDNLHDSLVAGGGFNLAHADFYIKTPLSDKVGILGAFRRSTTDIYNSITINNLTEKAFQNTRGSSTANNVQNVIGTSTLQNNNLYLDTNFKLLWQISPKQTLKLSTLFAENRLNDSSVVNNNDGIGNNNFTDVLKVRNTGIGLNWQKQSGKNLKQIANFYGSFYDQRYNVQATNQLGVFTRNNLNRVKDIGGTYQVQLTTGSSQALHLGYEVVYNKTKYNVDSQTPVLVEEFVSNRKLDGKTFNHTLYSEYILDTPRLYTTLGIRNSYLTNTKSFFVEPRLFTSYALTDQLRITGSAELKNQQINNFSEFQSLDFFSPSLPISDNLWVLANSTDSADGELFNSSLPVLKSAQFTTGVLWNYKGWTLDIEGYYKNIKNIVAINNIPFQLGTSMLEDQDENKPVAGNEDRIGMDLLLKKTFKNYRIWVGYSLNKTSVKFPEVQEQSFANIYDQRHILNLSQTIKIKGFEVALGYHFASGRPFTQLINRKEGEFSDLEIELDPRGLSSSRLSDYHRWDLSGLYRFKATSKINIITGFSIRNIFNRRNTISQEFTSIIEDGEFAGFRSFFNESLRRTPDFVFRISF
- a CDS encoding lipocalin family protein → MKKFSLLVVSFLICLLTSCNNNDDDTGDMLPDPIIGTWQLIEEFTDDEKVELTACELASEYVFNDGGQGFFVVFEDLDNECVKIDTVDTSFSWENIGEGRYRLQLRFDEGAAEVAVAFFEDKMSIIDNSEGVSRVVLQRKQQ
- a CDS encoding FecR family protein; this encodes MDQKDNFLGRWLDNKLTAEEKISFERSKEFLAYQDILKTLDNIKKPEFDVEAAYKKQLLYNKEAKKSIQQKKVIQLKTWLYSAAAVALLLIGLKVFIFTDVIEATQIAESKTISLPDTSTVTLNALSSITYNSKAFKKNRIIKLQGEAFFKVAKGSQFTVETDKGSVTVLGTQFDVNSYDDTFIIRCFEGKVKVVSGIDSTTLIAGKGVRLDDTNKLSTVAVNGSTPLWINGKSNFSKESLKNVIAELQRYYEIEIKTENIDLTRLYSGSFVHDDLENALLSVFDPMDIIYNFTNSKVVVLSNQ
- a CDS encoding helix-turn-helix transcriptional regulator — its product is MLILNESDIIGLLENISKDLGGTFEKSFGAATLKINNEKGKGVIKAYDLFPGLNAVTYDITLFSSFSFELKGSTQMPLYFIFCKEGNFKHKFETDDDYTLIENQKNSIVRDVPNGSNTVVLPEHVPLQISIISISETEVSKRESDERRALSHYLEDLFKDMVEEKPYRFTGHFNLKIAGLVEMLIKNDKKGVVSRILSEGLIMQILSSQIENHDQETEDTNLNAPLKSFEMDKIIESSQYIVENMSKPISIFTLTNLTSLSEKKLQSGYRYLFHKSINKYILEVRLEKTRELIETTDFTISEILYSCGLNNRSYFSKKFKERYGILPSDYRILLKSKS